In [Leptolyngbya] sp. PCC 7376, a genomic segment contains:
- the tyrS gene encoding tyrosine--tRNA ligase, with product MSANPEWLARGTSEIFPDNPDDNLAKAIAEIDRPLRVKLGIDPTGSDLHLGHSIPFRKLRDFQDAGHTAVVIIGDFTAQIGDPTGKSDVRKQLTAEQVKENAQTYLEQLRPILDFDTPGRLEIRYNSEWLKDLDLAKTQELLATMTVQQMLAKEGFAKRYDSENPIYIHEFLYPLMQGYDSVMVEADVELGGTDQKFNVAVGRDLLRYFGKKPQFGLLLPILVGTDGKEKMSKSLNNYVGLKDNHHTMYQKLQNTLDTLLPDYFELLTKIDLGTLPENPREQQKLLAREIVTQFHGADAATDAEKAVQNVAAANIPEFSLVEIEFPSPLFYILGASGLCSSSGDGRRQIKGGAVRLDDERMTDINTKFESAEQLIDKVLRVGKKKFIRLIP from the coding sequence ATGTCTGCGAATCCTGAATGGTTAGCCCGTGGCACCAGCGAAATTTTTCCTGATAACCCCGATGATAATCTCGCAAAGGCGATCGCCGAAATTGACAGACCATTACGGGTGAAGTTGGGCATTGACCCCACAGGTTCTGATTTGCACTTGGGTCATAGCATTCCGTTTCGGAAGCTACGGGATTTTCAGGATGCTGGCCATACTGCAGTAGTAATTATTGGCGACTTCACAGCACAGATTGGGGACCCTACAGGTAAATCTGATGTACGTAAGCAGCTTACAGCTGAACAGGTCAAAGAAAATGCTCAGACTTATTTGGAGCAGCTGCGTCCGATTTTAGATTTTGATACTCCTGGACGTTTAGAGATTCGCTACAACTCGGAATGGCTCAAGGATCTTGACCTCGCTAAAACCCAAGAATTATTGGCGACCATGACTGTGCAGCAAATGTTGGCTAAGGAAGGCTTTGCAAAGCGTTATGACAGCGAAAATCCCATTTATATTCATGAGTTTCTCTATCCCTTAATGCAGGGTTATGACTCTGTGATGGTCGAGGCTGATGTTGAGCTGGGTGGCACTGACCAAAAATTCAATGTTGCGGTAGGTCGTGATCTGCTGCGATACTTTGGTAAAAAGCCCCAGTTTGGTTTACTCCTCCCGATTTTGGTTGGAACAGATGGCAAGGAAAAAATGTCGAAGAGCCTTAATAATTATGTAGGTCTCAAAGATAATCACCATACGATGTATCAAAAATTGCAAAATACCCTTGATACATTGTTACCCGACTATTTCGAGCTACTTACAAAAATTGATTTAGGAACTCTACCTGAAAATCCTCGTGAACAGCAGAAGTTATTGGCGCGAGAAATCGTCACCCAATTTCATGGTGCGGATGCCGCGACAGATGCAGAAAAAGCGGTTCAAAATGTAGCTGCGGCGAATATCCCTGAATTCTCTTTAGTAGAAATCGAGTTCCCCTCACCTCTTTTCTATATTCTTGGGGCAAGCGGTTTATGTTCCAGCAGTGGTGATGGTCGCCGTCAGATTAAAGGTGGTGCAGTCCGTCTTGATGATGAGCGAATGACTGATATAAATACGAAGTTTGAGTCAGCGGAGCAATTAATAGATAAAGTGTTGCGGGTCGGGAAAAAGAAGTTTATTCGTCTAATTCCTTAA
- the psaJ gene encoding photosystem I reaction center subunit IX has translation MGKFLSSAPVLLTAMMVFTAGLLIEFNRFFPDLLFHPLG, from the coding sequence ATGGGTAAATTTTTATCTTCTGCACCAGTACTGCTAACTGCAATGATGGTTTTCACTGCTGGTCTTTTAATCGAGTTTAATCGTTTTTTCCCTGATCTTTTGTTCCACCCATTGGGATAA
- a CDS encoding photosystem I reaction center protein PsaF subunit III, protein MQRFVAVVCAFALSLTLWLGFATPVKADTLSHLTPCSESAAFQNRAKTFRNTTADPNSGQNRADAYSDALCGPEGLPRLIVDGRLDHAGDFLIPSILFLFITGWIGWVGRAYLIAVRKDPKTAAMKEVIIDVPLAVKVMLTGFSWPLLALKEFTSGELIVKDGEVPISPR, encoded by the coding sequence ATGCAACGTTTCGTAGCTGTTGTTTGCGCCTTTGCTCTTTCTTTAACATTGTGGCTCGGCTTTGCAACTCCTGTAAAAGCTGACACGCTATCTCACCTTACTCCTTGTAGTGAGTCCGCCGCATTCCAAAACAGAGCGAAGACTTTCCGCAACACCACCGCAGACCCCAACTCTGGCCAAAATCGCGCAGATGCTTATTCTGACGCGCTCTGCGGCCCTGAGGGTCTACCCCGCCTCATTGTTGATGGTCGCCTTGACCATGCTGGTGATTTCTTAATCCCCAGTATTTTATTCCTGTTCATCACCGGTTGGATTGGTTGGGTTGGCCGTGCCTACCTAATCGCCGTCCGCAAGGATCCCAAAACCGCTGCTATGAAGGAAGTCATCATCGACGTTCCTTTAGCAGTTAAAGTGATGCTAACTGGCTTCTCTTGGCCTCTACTAGCTCTGAAGGAGTTCACCTCTGGCGAACTTATTGTCAAAGACGGGGAAGTCCCCATTTCTCCTCGCTAG
- the tsaD gene encoding tRNA (adenosine(37)-N6)-threonylcarbamoyltransferase complex transferase subunit TsaD: MGIVLAIETSCDETAVAIVNNRKVLGHIVASQIDIHREFGGVVPEVASRHHLESINSCIAEAFEQANLSWDEIEAIAATCAPGLVGALFVGVSAAKTLAMLRNKPFVGVHHLEGHIYASYLSQPELEPPFLCLLVSGGHTSFIEVQGCGEYELLGQTRDDAAGEAFDKVARLLGVGYPGGPIIDRLAKEGNPKAFPLPEGRISLPEGGYHPYDCSFSGLKTAVLYLVQKLEKAGNEIPVNDIAASFQHTVAKALTKRAVRCAGDRQLKTIVVGGGVAANSGLREMLTAAAAEKGIAVHFPPLKFCTDNAAMIACAAAEHFDRGDRSPLNLSVQSRLPITEVASLYPSTSLG; the protein is encoded by the coding sequence ATGGGTATTGTTTTAGCAATCGAAACAAGTTGTGACGAAACAGCGGTTGCAATTGTTAATAATCGTAAAGTTCTTGGCCATATTGTCGCTTCACAAATTGACATTCATCGAGAGTTTGGTGGGGTGGTTCCTGAGGTTGCTTCTCGTCATCATTTAGAAAGTATTAATAGTTGCATTGCTGAGGCGTTTGAGCAGGCTAATCTCAGCTGGGATGAGATTGAGGCGATCGCCGCGACTTGTGCGCCGGGATTGGTCGGTGCTTTGTTTGTCGGGGTATCAGCTGCAAAGACTTTGGCGATGCTGAGAAATAAGCCCTTTGTTGGGGTACATCACTTAGAAGGTCATATTTATGCAAGTTATCTGAGTCAACCGGAATTAGAGCCTCCCTTTCTCTGTTTGTTGGTTTCAGGGGGACATACAAGCTTTATTGAGGTGCAGGGTTGCGGAGAGTATGAATTGCTTGGCCAAACTCGTGATGATGCCGCTGGAGAAGCCTTTGATAAAGTGGCGCGGCTTTTAGGTGTCGGTTATCCAGGAGGCCCAATCATCGATCGATTGGCAAAGGAAGGTAATCCTAAAGCATTTCCCTTGCCCGAAGGTCGGATTTCTTTGCCTGAGGGTGGTTATCATCCCTATGACTGTAGTTTTAGTGGTTTAAAAACAGCGGTACTGTATCTTGTTCAAAAATTAGAGAAAGCTGGCAACGAGATTCCTGTTAATGACATTGCAGCAAGTTTTCAGCATACGGTTGCGAAAGCCCTCACAAAACGAGCGGTTAGATGTGCTGGCGATCGCCAACTCAAGACGATTGTGGTGGGTGGTGGTGTTGCCGCAAATAGCGGTTTACGAGAGATGTTGACAGCAGCAGCGGCAGAAAAAGGCATTGCTGTACATTTTCCGCCTTTAAAGTTCTGTACAGATAATGCCGCGATGATTGCCTGTGCAGCAGCAGAACATTTCGATCGGGGCGATCGCAGCCCATTAAATTTATCTGTACAATCTCGTCTTCCGATTACTGAAGTTGCATCTTTATATCCTTCTACTTCACTAGGATAG
- a CDS encoding phosphate/phosphite/phosphonate ABC transporter substrate-binding protein, whose translation MRHFVCSGVIICSLLLYSCAAPNPATPDATPSENTGTIPSSETAEQEDDSLQELKITILPDNSNAERDERIEELKAYLTTTLNIPVEFDAASSYEDAVEKIVNGSVDVAYLGPFTYIKAKEQNPSIEPIAAPIDQNTGRPWYTSVIIGTIDIQSLEEIKGRHFSFVSDSSTSGFLVPSYEFKTLGIDPETDFASVRYGGAHDKNLQLLLDAEVEAIAVDRNTYGHALEAEQLNPEKFHLIWESDPITNSPIVVSGAVPEEVKLALQRAFIDAPSGLVTVGVAETEGYTIVEDSDYGLIRKLHEELAHPPES comes from the coding sequence ATGCGTCACTTTGTCTGTTCTGGTGTAATTATCTGTTCGCTACTGCTGTATAGTTGCGCTGCTCCAAACCCTGCGACACCTGATGCGACGCCTTCAGAAAATACTGGAACGATTCCAAGTAGTGAGACAGCGGAACAGGAAGATGATTCGCTACAAGAACTAAAAATCACTATTCTGCCCGATAACTCTAATGCTGAACGTGATGAGAGAATCGAAGAATTAAAGGCTTATTTAACGACTACTTTAAATATTCCCGTAGAATTCGATGCGGCGAGTAGCTACGAAGATGCTGTCGAAAAAATTGTGAATGGCTCAGTAGACGTAGCCTATCTTGGCCCTTTTACTTATATCAAGGCCAAAGAGCAAAATCCCAGTATTGAACCCATTGCTGCTCCCATTGATCAAAATACTGGTAGGCCTTGGTATACCAGCGTCATTATAGGCACAATCGATATTCAGTCTCTTGAAGAGATTAAAGGTCGACATTTTAGTTTTGTCAGTGATTCGTCTACATCGGGTTTTCTGGTTCCTAGTTATGAATTTAAGACTCTAGGCATCGATCCTGAAACGGATTTTGCATCAGTTCGTTATGGTGGTGCCCATGATAAAAATTTACAATTATTGCTTGATGCTGAAGTCGAGGCGATCGCCGTTGATCGTAATACCTATGGCCATGCTCTAGAGGCGGAACAACTTAATCCTGAAAAATTTCATCTAATCTGGGAGTCTGACCCCATTACTAACTCACCCATTGTTGTGTCTGGTGCAGTGCCAGAAGAGGTTAAATTGGCTCTCCAAAGAGCGTTTATCGATGCACCTAGTGGCCTTGTCACTGTTGGTGTTGCAGAAACCGAAGGCTATACCATCGTTGAAGATAGTGACTATGGACTCATCCGTAAGCTGCATGAAGAATTGGCGCATCCTCCAGAATCCTAA
- a CDS encoding ATP-binding protein, whose product MKISTKFFSSSLSLGALIIALVGGTNLWVQVQEWRIETEENAIRKQQEQYTNLQLFLDKQAISLKDFLVLDRDPGEMDDYQQAKSNFLLTLVELRDNNPDNQTLASLEERYQNLLTIADSLTGVFQSEVIQQQDIRSVRFFRRDIELYLEELQKEIQSDLDQVIADKKTINQRFIQVVWIVVLLIALLMLLQYRAIVIPVLDSLERLSIGAQRLSEGDFEYHLNIQGKDEIARVAQTFDQMTDAIATSYENLERKVSERTNQIAQKNTILRDEILKRQVIEEELRRIFENTQQSQQLLSSIINATPDWIFVKDTNLKFVLVNNSFVSHFDLTEEDIVGRSIFELEEMDILDVGTGVKSAEIIRQEDELVLKGQSVHNPSDYVTDVHGISYVLDTQKLPLLDEDGKVVGILGVSRDITERHLAQEALEQSESELRQKADELEITLQRLQQTQSQIVQSEKMSSLGQMVAGVAHEINNPVNFIFGNINHAREYIGDLIGLIELYRAEYPEPNEAIQAQENLIELDYLLQDIPKLLSSMTVGAERIREIVKSLRVFSRVDESAMKRVDIHAGIDSTLMILHNRLKEKQGHAAIAVKKDYGKLPLVECYAGQLNQVFMNILSNAIDALNDHNAGRSPAENEANPSQITIRTEMLKTTPEEPEAITIRIRDNGKGIPEAVQKKLFEPFFTTKDVGKGTGLGLSISHSIIVEKHGGQLSCVSTPNQGAEFVIQIPIKAKTT is encoded by the coding sequence ATGAAAATATCTACCAAATTTTTCAGTTCATCCCTTAGTCTTGGCGCTTTGATTATCGCCTTAGTCGGTGGCACCAATCTCTGGGTGCAGGTGCAGGAATGGCGGATTGAGACAGAAGAAAATGCGATTAGAAAGCAGCAAGAACAATATACGAATTTACAGCTGTTTCTTGATAAACAAGCGATTAGCCTAAAAGATTTTTTAGTACTCGATCGTGATCCAGGCGAGATGGATGATTATCAGCAGGCGAAATCTAATTTCCTACTGACGCTTGTAGAGCTCCGAGATAATAATCCAGATAATCAAACTCTTGCTTCCTTAGAAGAGCGTTATCAAAATCTATTGACGATTGCAGATAGTCTGACTGGTGTATTCCAGAGTGAGGTAATCCAACAGCAGGATATTCGGAGTGTTCGGTTTTTTCGCCGTGATATTGAACTGTACCTTGAAGAATTACAGAAGGAAATACAATCTGACCTTGATCAGGTGATCGCTGACAAAAAGACTATTAATCAACGCTTTATTCAAGTGGTCTGGATTGTTGTATTGTTGATTGCGCTTCTGATGTTGCTGCAGTATCGTGCCATTGTGATTCCAGTGCTTGACTCACTAGAACGTCTTTCCATTGGGGCACAGCGGCTTAGTGAAGGAGATTTTGAGTATCATCTCAATATTCAAGGGAAAGACGAAATTGCTCGTGTTGCTCAAACCTTTGACCAGATGACAGATGCGATCGCCACATCTTATGAAAATCTAGAGCGTAAGGTGTCAGAGCGTACCAATCAAATTGCGCAAAAAAATACAATTCTTCGAGATGAAATCCTGAAGCGCCAAGTGATTGAGGAAGAACTCAGACGTATTTTTGAAAATACTCAGCAGTCGCAACAGCTCCTCTCTAGCATTATTAATGCAACACCTGACTGGATTTTCGTTAAAGACACGAACTTGAAATTTGTTCTTGTAAACAATAGTTTTGTCAGCCACTTCGACTTAACAGAAGAAGATATTGTTGGTCGGTCGATATTTGAGCTTGAGGAGATGGATATCCTTGATGTTGGCACTGGGGTGAAGAGTGCTGAAATAATTCGACAAGAAGATGAATTGGTTTTAAAAGGGCAAAGTGTTCATAATCCGAGTGATTATGTCACGGATGTCCATGGTATTAGCTATGTGCTGGATACGCAGAAGCTGCCTTTACTGGATGAGGATGGCAAAGTTGTTGGCATTTTAGGCGTGTCGCGGGACATCACTGAACGGCATTTAGCTCAAGAAGCCCTTGAGCAATCGGAATCAGAGCTACGCCAGAAAGCGGATGAATTAGAAATTACGCTTCAGCGACTCCAACAAACTCAATCGCAGATCGTTCAGAGTGAAAAGATGTCGAGTCTTGGGCAAATGGTGGCGGGTGTTGCCCATGAGATTAATAATCCAGTGAATTTTATTTTCGGCAATATTAATCATGCACGGGAATATATTGGGGATTTAATAGGCTTAATCGAGCTCTATCGTGCTGAATATCCTGAACCGAATGAAGCGATCCAGGCACAAGAGAATTTGATTGAATTAGATTATTTGTTGCAGGATATTCCGAAGCTGTTATCGTCTATGACTGTCGGTGCAGAGCGGATTCGTGAAATTGTGAAATCGTTACGGGTTTTTTCACGGGTAGATGAGTCGGCGATGAAAAGGGTCGATATTCACGCTGGTATTGATAGTACATTAATGATTTTGCATAATCGCCTGAAAGAGAAGCAAGGTCACGCGGCGATCGCCGTCAAAAAAGACTATGGGAAATTGCCATTAGTGGAATGTTATGCAGGACAACTCAATCAGGTTTTTATGAATATTCTCAGTAATGCTATTGATGCATTGAATGATCATAATGCTGGGCGATCGCCAGCGGAGAATGAAGCAAATCCGAGCCAGATTACGATTCGAACCGAAATGCTCAAGACAACTCCTGAAGAACCAGAGGCGATCACCATTCGAATTCGTGACAACGGTAAAGGGATTCCAGAAGCGGTTCAAAAGAAATTATTTGAACCCTTTTTTACGACCAAAGATGTAGGTAAAGGTACAGGTCTGGGATTATCAATTTCCCACTCGATTATTGTCGAAAAACATGGGGGGCAATTGTCCTGTGTCTCTACTCCAAATCAAGGAGCTGAGTTTGTTATTCAAATTCCCATTAAAGCGAAAACTACTTAG
- the purU gene encoding formyltetrahydrofolate deformylase yields the protein MSTATLLVSCPDQQGLVAKIANFIYSNGGNIIHADQHTDLSAGLFLNRIEWELEGFNLPREVIDPAFGAIAKPWDATWTLHFSDQLPRIAIWVTKQDHCLLDLLWRQQAKELPAEIPLIMSNHAKLGAIAAQFGIDFHHIPITKETKVEQEQKQLELLEKYNIDLVILAKYMQVLSPTFLQKFNRVINIHHSFLPAFAGAKPYHRAHARGVKIIGATAHYVTQDLDEGPIIEQDVARVSHRDDVKDLIRKGKDLERMVLSRAVRLHLQHRILVYGNRTVVFA from the coding sequence ATGTCCACAGCTACCCTTCTCGTTTCTTGTCCTGATCAACAAGGTCTCGTCGCCAAAATCGCAAATTTCATTTATTCCAATGGCGGCAATATTATTCACGCAGACCAACATACGGATCTGAGTGCTGGTTTGTTTTTAAACCGCATTGAATGGGAGCTAGAGGGGTTTAATTTACCCAGAGAAGTGATAGATCCTGCTTTTGGAGCGATCGCCAAACCATGGGATGCAACGTGGACATTACATTTTTCGGATCAGCTGCCACGCATTGCCATATGGGTCACCAAGCAAGATCATTGTCTACTCGATCTTCTCTGGCGACAACAAGCAAAAGAACTCCCCGCTGAAATCCCACTCATTATGAGTAACCATGCAAAATTAGGGGCGATCGCCGCACAATTTGGCATTGACTTTCACCATATTCCCATCACAAAAGAAACAAAGGTGGAACAAGAACAAAAACAGCTAGAACTGCTCGAAAAATACAATATTGACTTGGTAATTCTGGCGAAATATATGCAAGTGCTGAGCCCGACATTTTTACAGAAATTTAATCGTGTGATTAATATTCACCATTCCTTTTTGCCAGCCTTTGCTGGTGCAAAACCATATCATCGTGCCCATGCCCGTGGTGTCAAAATCATTGGTGCCACAGCCCATTACGTCACCCAAGATCTTGACGAAGGGCCAATTATTGAACAGGATGTTGCACGGGTTAGTCATAGAGACGATGTCAAAGATCTCATCCGTAAAGGTAAGGATTTAGAACGGATGGTTTTATCTCGTGCCGTCCGCTTACATCTACAACACCGAATTTTAGTTTATGGCAATCGAACCGTTGTCTTTGCCTAA
- a CDS encoding ATP-dependent DNA helicase RecQ: MQEWSQIERFFQETWGYQSFRPPQDQIIRSLLSSQDALIVMPTGSGKSICFQLPALLQEGLTLIVSPLIALMENQVLELRQKRLSAAVLHSQVSRQYRHQTLTQFEQNKLRLLYLSPETLLSPQVWEKLIQPTIKINGLIIDEAHCLAQWGDTFRPAYLRLGAVRSALLRHKPKSTKMAIAAFTATADPTTQSEIIRILGLKSPKKFLQNPYRSNLRIRSKTIWTPKGKRQALQEFLVQHKNQSGLIYGRSRKDTEKLAKELKQQGYKTAAYHGGLSPGDRRQREKDWLTNKLQFVVCTNAFGMGINKADVRWILHYHPPSLLAEYVQEIGRAGRDGQPSDVLSLISEPTGLLNPEDKQRRTFFQQKLQRQIQEAQKLSSRLPTQGNLNESSIKNAELSLAILHRIGQLQWLDPFTFQKSAKPSKKAFNLLVQSHTKQAQQINDFWKDKNCRWQYLLNAFGFATHARNFRCGQCDLCQKSKA; the protein is encoded by the coding sequence ATGCAGGAATGGTCGCAAATTGAACGCTTCTTTCAAGAAACTTGGGGCTACCAATCATTTCGTCCGCCACAGGATCAGATTATTCGCAGCTTACTATCGAGCCAGGATGCTTTGATTGTCATGCCGACGGGGAGCGGCAAATCGATTTGTTTTCAGTTGCCTGCATTGTTGCAAGAAGGATTAACGCTGATTGTCTCGCCTTTGATTGCGCTAATGGAAAATCAGGTGCTTGAACTACGGCAAAAACGTCTCTCTGCGGCGGTTCTCCATAGTCAAGTGTCGCGACAATATCGCCATCAAACTCTGACTCAATTTGAACAAAATAAGCTACGTCTTTTGTATCTTTCGCCGGAAACTCTTCTATCGCCACAGGTTTGGGAAAAGCTAATTCAACCAACGATCAAAATTAACGGTTTGATTATTGATGAAGCTCATTGTCTGGCGCAATGGGGAGATACGTTTCGTCCTGCTTATCTCCGTCTCGGTGCAGTGCGTTCTGCTTTATTACGCCATAAACCCAAGAGCACAAAAATGGCGATCGCCGCCTTTACTGCCACAGCTGATCCCACAACTCAATCAGAAATTATTCGAATACTAGGTTTAAAAAGTCCGAAAAAATTTCTGCAAAATCCCTATCGCTCGAATTTACGTATCCGCAGCAAAACGATTTGGACACCCAAAGGTAAACGCCAAGCATTACAAGAGTTTCTGGTGCAGCACAAAAATCAGTCCGGCTTAATTTATGGGCGATCGCGAAAAGATACTGAAAAATTAGCAAAGGAGTTAAAGCAACAGGGTTACAAAACTGCTGCTTATCATGGGGGACTGAGTCCGGGCGATCGCCGCCAACGAGAAAAAGATTGGCTCACAAATAAATTGCAGTTTGTGGTCTGTACAAATGCCTTTGGAATGGGCATCAATAAGGCCGATGTGCGCTGGATTCTGCATTACCATCCACCATCACTACTCGCTGAATATGTCCAAGAAATTGGTAGGGCTGGACGCGATGGGCAACCGAGTGATGTCTTAAGTCTTATCAGTGAACCCACAGGCTTATTGAACCCCGAGGACAAACAACGACGAACGTTCTTTCAACAAAAATTACAGCGTCAGATTCAAGAGGCTCAAAAGCTCAGTTCGCGTTTGCCTACTCAAGGTAACCTGAATGAATCAAGTATAAAAAATGCTGAGTTGAGTTTAGCAATTCTCCATCGCATTGGCCAATTACAATGGCTTGATCCATTTACGTTTCAGAAATCTGCTAAGCCCAGTAAAAAAGCATTTAATTTGCTCGTTCAATCCCACACGAAACAAGCTCAGCAAATTAATGATTTTTGGAAGGACAAAAATTGTCGGTGGCAATATTTACTCAATGCTTTTGGGTTTGCCACACATGCGCGAAATTTTCGCTGTGGTCAGTGCGATCTCTGCCAAAAATCCAAGGCATAA
- the speB gene encoding agmatinase → MNALKNFQSELPDFIGDEVYSSYESAKVVILPIPYEVTTSYRKGCEHGPAELLDASYQLEYYDDELRCEPCFDLGIFTYQAIADTRKNPDLTPEMMLRETRATVKELLDDNKFVIALGGEHAITTGVVQGFLDFDNEPFTVVQIDAHTDLRQTFEGSEHNHACVMRRIMDLGLPSLPVAIRCLCKEEADLVAEKNIPVVWAWDIHQNPNWISEAIANISTEKVFLTIDLDGIDPSLIGGVGTPEPGGLDWYSTLKFLRQLFQQKTVIGCDVMELAPIQGTVVSEYTAAKLVYKLIGYWHEKNFS, encoded by the coding sequence ATGAACGCCTTAAAGAATTTTCAATCGGAATTGCCAGATTTTATCGGAGACGAAGTTTATAGCTCCTATGAGTCTGCCAAAGTTGTGATTTTACCGATTCCCTATGAGGTGACAACGAGCTATCGCAAAGGCTGCGAGCATGGTCCCGCCGAACTTTTAGATGCATCTTATCAGTTGGAATATTATGATGATGAATTGCGTTGCGAACCTTGTTTTGACCTCGGGATTTTTACATATCAGGCGATCGCCGACACTCGCAAGAATCCTGATTTAACGCCGGAAATGATGTTGCGGGAGACTCGCGCAACAGTAAAAGAACTTCTGGACGATAATAAATTTGTGATTGCTCTCGGTGGAGAACATGCCATTACAACGGGTGTAGTACAGGGATTTCTGGATTTTGATAATGAGCCGTTTACTGTAGTACAGATTGATGCCCACACGGATTTGCGTCAGACATTTGAAGGCTCTGAACATAATCATGCCTGTGTGATGCGCCGCATTATGGATTTGGGGTTGCCAAGTTTGCCTGTGGCGATTCGTTGTCTCTGTAAAGAAGAAGCTGATTTAGTTGCCGAAAAAAATATTCCGGTGGTTTGGGCTTGGGATATTCATCAAAATCCCAATTGGATATCAGAGGCGATCGCCAACATTTCTACCGAAAAAGTCTTTCTCACCATTGATCTTGATGGCATTGACCCAAGTTTAATTGGTGGCGTGGGAACCCCGGAGCCCGGCGGCTTAGATTGGTATAGCACCTTGAAATTTTTGCGCCAATTATTCCAACAGAAAACCGTAATTGGCTGTGATGTGATGGAACTTGCTCCCATCCAAGGCACAGTCGTCTCCGAATATACGGCTGCGAAACTTGTCTACAAACTCATCGGTTATTGGCACGAAAAAAATTTTAGTTAG
- a CDS encoding TetR/AcrR family transcriptional regulator, whose translation MATKKAPRRSARERILEAASDLFYQEGVQNVGIDRIIAESGVAKMSLYNNFKSKDDLIAAYIEQRGAEWSAFLAKRLDELASEPQAKILAIFDVLAKWAAKPNFRGCAFINSSVELANPEHPGFQIAVEQKKMTLAFLQDLATQANLSQPEPLAQQLMILIEGSIVVAMMHKNSEAMISAKQAAQVLIDVHAPDPN comes from the coding sequence ATGGCTACAAAAAAAGCGCCGAGGCGATCGGCGCGTGAAAGAATTTTAGAAGCGGCATCAGATTTGTTTTACCAAGAAGGCGTGCAAAATGTGGGAATTGACCGCATCATCGCCGAATCTGGTGTGGCGAAAATGTCCCTCTACAACAATTTCAAATCAAAGGATGATTTGATTGCCGCCTATATCGAACAACGTGGAGCTGAATGGAGCGCTTTTCTCGCGAAACGTTTGGATGAATTGGCTTCAGAACCTCAAGCCAAGATTTTGGCGATCTTTGATGTGTTGGCAAAATGGGCGGCGAAACCAAATTTTCGAGGCTGTGCTTTTATCAACTCCAGTGTGGAATTGGCAAATCCTGAGCATCCGGGTTTTCAGATTGCAGTCGAGCAGAAAAAAATGACCCTTGCTTTTCTGCAAGATTTAGCGACTCAAGCGAATTTATCTCAGCCGGAACCCTTGGCGCAACAACTCATGATATTGATCGAGGGTTCGATTGTGGTAGCCATGATGCATAAAAATTCCGAAGCCATGATATCGGCAAAACAGGCTGCTCAAGTTCTAATCGACGTTCACGCACCGGACCCTAACTAA
- a CDS encoding glutathione S-transferase N-terminal domain-containing protein, producing the protein MIDLYAYATPNGRKPAILLEELGLPYEIHKVDIGKGDQFSKAFLAISPNNKIPAIVDRDNGLSVFESGAILMYLAEKYGQFLPTDLAAKTKVVEWLMFQMASVGPMFGQLGHFRNSAPEKINYAIARYEKEDLRLLGVLNRQLENNEFVVGDYSIADMALYPWIAAAASSYLQLPLDDFPSVQRWLNTVGNRPAVKIGMKIFAPDFSSQYANVLQTA; encoded by the coding sequence ATGATTGATTTATATGCCTACGCGACGCCAAACGGTCGTAAGCCCGCAATTCTCCTTGAAGAGCTAGGCTTGCCCTATGAAATTCATAAAGTTGATATTGGTAAAGGCGATCAGTTTTCGAAAGCGTTTTTAGCGATTAGTCCTAATAACAAAATTCCGGCGATTGTTGACCGCGATAATGGTCTTTCTGTGTTTGAGTCGGGCGCAATCTTGATGTATCTGGCGGAAAAGTATGGCCAGTTTTTGCCGACTGATCTTGCCGCGAAAACAAAGGTTGTTGAGTGGTTGATGTTTCAGATGGCGAGTGTTGGCCCGATGTTCGGTCAGCTCGGTCACTTTAGAAATTCAGCGCCCGAAAAGATTAATTATGCGATCGCCCGTTATGAGAAAGAAGATTTGCGGTTATTGGGTGTTTTAAATCGTCAGCTTGAAAATAATGAGTTTGTGGTTGGGGATTATTCCATCGCAGATATGGCGCTTTATCCCTGGATTGCGGCGGCGGCAAGCTCGTATTTACAACTGCCGCTCGATGATTTCCCTAGTGTGCAGCGGTGGCTCAATACGGTCGGCAATCGCCCCGCGGTAAAGATAGGGATGAAAATTTTTGCCCCTGATTTCAGCAGTCAATACGCCAACGTTTTGCAAACTGCCTGA